GCGGGAGCCATCGTCCTCACCAACCATTACGGCACCGCGCTGCCCGATGTGGCCTGCTACCGGATCATGGACGAACTCCTGGGCTCGGCGCCGCTGCCCTGGGGAAAGCGCATGCGCGACTTGCAGGTCGCGGCCCGCAAGGGTGGCCGGGAGGCGACCGAGCGTCGCCGATCGGCGGCCGCCGACGCCCCACCCGCACACCCCGAGTCCGCCTATGCGGGCGAGTATCACCACCCCGGCTACGGCTCGCTCCGGGTCACCGCCGGAGACGACGGCCTGCACGCCCGCCTCGGCGACCTCGATCTGGATATGACCCACCGCCACTTCGAAACCTGGGACGTCACCCTGACCATCCTGGAAACACCGTTCCCGCTCACCTTCACCACCGACGCCGACGGCGAGGTGACCTCCCTCGCCGTCCCCTTCGAACCCTCCGTCGCACCCATCGTCTTCCAGCGCCAACCCCCGGCGGAACTGTCCGACCCCGACCGTCTCGCGACCTTCGTCGGTACCTATGCCATGGGCCCGCTGCGCGCCCGGGTGCGACTCGAGGAAACCCATCTCTCCGTGGAGCTGATCAACGTCCAAACCCTGCCCCTGACGCCCGCCACGGACCGCACCTTCGTAGTGAAAGGCCGCCCGAGCATCCGCATCCAGTTCGTCGTCGACAACGGCCGGGCGGTCGAGATGGAAATCCAGCCCGGGGTAGGCGTTTTCACCCGCGAACCGGAGAACTACCCTGTGTAGTAAATCTTTGGGAGGGATGTGATCCCGGATGACTACACAGCGAGCCCGGCGGGTGGCGGTGCCATCGAGCGCTCCGATCGGTGACGAGATGGTGGACGCCGACTATGCCTCGGCATTCGAGCTCGGTACCCGCGGAACCCGGCAGACACCGGAACGCTGGGCGCGATCGGTGTTCGAGGATGCCCCCGCAGCGATGCGGGTGGTGCTCGTCCTCGGGTGGCGGCTGGTGCTGGGGCTGCGGATGGGGCCCACGGCGACACCCGATTACGTCCTGGGCTGGCACATTACCGAGCAGGGACCGAACGTCGTTGTGCTCGAATCGAATTCACCGTTTCTCGCGGCACAGAACATCGTCGTGACGAACGACTCGACGGTCTCGTGGTCGACCCTGGTGCGATTCGACCGGTGGATCGCCCGCCCGATCTGGGCCGTGGTCGCGCCCTTCCACCACCGCACGATCCCGTATCTGCTCCGCCGCGCCGACCGGGAAGCGTAACTCACCCACCGGGTTCGCCCGCCGCGGCGGCGTAGCGGCGGGCCAGGCGGGCGAAGGCGGCCTTCAGTTCGGGTGGGCCGACGACCTCGATGTCGGCGTCGAATTTGCCGATGGCGGCGGCCAATCCGAGCCAGGACCACGCGCCGAGGACCAGGCGGCAGCGGTCCGCGCCGAGTGCCTCGACGAGGCCGTCGCGGGCGTAGTCGGAGACCACGGAGGCGGGCCGGTCGAGGATGACCTCACCGCGGCAGGCCCACCGGGCGGAATCGCCCTGGAACTTGGTGGTGATGAACGTGGCGACGTCTCCGCCGGGCAGCTCGCGCGGGGTGAAGCGGGGGCCGGTCGGGGTGCGCGGGGCGATCCGGTCGGCGCGGAAGGTGCGCCAGTCCTCCCGATCGAGATCCCAGGCGACGAGATACCAGCGTGAGTCCCAGGTGACGAGATGGTGCGGCTGCACCCGGCGCGGCGGCGCGGCGGGATCGGCTGCGCCGGAACGGGATATCGGCACATAGTCGAACCGCAGCACCGCACGCGCGTGCACGGCCGCGCTGAGAGCCATCAGCACCCGCGGATCGACCGGGGGATCCGGCCGGGCGCGCTCCGGGACGGCGGTGATCCGCAGCGCGTCGACGCGATGCCGCAGCCGCGCGGGCATGACCTGCCGGATCGTGGTGAGCGCGCGCGCCGCCGCCTCCTCGACCCCGGCGCCGGTGGCCGCGACGGTTTGCAGCGCGACGGCGAGGGCGACGGCCTGCTCGTCGTCGAACAGCAGCGGCGGCAGATCGCTGCCCGCGTCGAGCCGATACCCCCCGGCGGGGCCCTTCACGGTCTGGATGGGATAGCCGAGCTCGCGCAGGCGGTCGACATCCCGGCGCACGGTGCGCGGGCTGATCTCCAGCCGATCGGCGAGCAACTGCCCCGGCCAGTCCCGGCGCGTCTGCAACAGCGACAGCAGCGCCAGCAGGCGCGCGGAAGTTTTCGGCACGAATTCGATACTGCCCGAAGAACAGGCCACACCCTGTCCTCTTCCCGCGAGAAGGTGGTCTGGTAGCCGACAACGACCACCGAAAGGGCCCGATCACCGTGACAGCCACGACCACCCCCACCGCGACCCTCGACGCCGAGCGGACCGACCTGCTCGCCGAGCTCGAGGCCGCGCGCGCCGCACTGATCAGGACGACCGACGGACTCACCGACGAGCAGGCGGGCACCCGCCCGACGGTCAGCGCGCTGTGCCTGGGCGGGCTGATCAAGCACGTGGCCTCCATGGAGGAGGGCTGGCTGCGCTTCGCGGTCGAAGGCCCGTCGGCGATGACGCAGGACCTGCCCGACGGCGTCACCTGGGCCGACCTCTTCGCCGGAACCGCCCGCGAGATCCCGCGGTGGATGACCGACCACGAGAACGAGTTCCGCATGCTGCCCGGCGACACCCTGCCCGGGATCCTCGCCCGCTACCGGCAGATCGCCGCCCGGACAACGGAAGTCGTCGCCACCGTCGCCGACCTGTCGGCGACCCACCCGCTGCCGGAAGCGCCCTGGTTCGAGCCGGGCGGGGTCCGCAGCGTGCGCCGGGTGCTGATCCACGTGATCGCCGAAACCGTCCAGCACGCCGGGCACGCCGATATCCTGCGCGAAACGCTGGACGGGCGGACGTCGAACTGAGTCACTCCCACACCGCGGTCTCCGGATCGACGCCGTGCGCCGCGGCATTGGCGAAGACGATGTCGCGCAACCACTCCGTCAGGCCGGGCGCCAACCCGTCGTAGAAGGCGGTGTAGCCCGGATCGGTGACGAACATGCGGGCGAGACAGACCTGCATGGCGTGGGTGCAGTCGAAATGGCGTGCGATCGAGGCGCGGTGCCGCTCGGCGAGCGCGTCGGCGGCCGCGGAACCCGGGGCGACGCCGGTGCGCTTGGCGGCGGCCAGATCGGCGTGGAGCGCGTCGACGTCGGCCGCGACCTGCTTCCAGTCCTGCGGACTCAGGGTCGCGGCCCGCTCGGCGTACTGCGCCCACTGCGGGGTGTCGCCCCAGCGCCGCTCCGCCTCCTCGACCCGGTCGGGCCGCCAGTCGTCGCCGAAGATCTCCACCTGTTGCTCGGGGGTCAGGCGCATTCCGGTGGCGGATGCCGCGAGCATCCGGTCGACGGCCGCCACCATGTCCCGCAGCCGGGAGATGCGCTCGGTCAGCTCGGATCGCTGGCGGCGCAGGTGTTCTCGCGCATCCACGGCCGGATCGTCGAGCAGGCGGGCGATCTCGGACAGCGAAAAGCCGAGCTCGCGATAGACCAGCACCCGATGAATGCGCGCGATGTCCTCGCCCGAATAGATCCGGTACCCGGCCCAGGTGCGGCCGCTCGGGCGGACCAGGCCGATCACGTCCCAGTGATGCAGCGTGCGCACGCTGATCCCGACGAGCGCGGCCGCGCGACCCACGGTCAGGTCATCGTCGATATCGGCGGGGTCGGGCGGGCGCGGGCCTGTGGTCATCGGCCCAGTATCTCCGGTGCCCACCGCCGACTCCGAGACTGGAACGAGTTTCCGCGCCTATTCCCGGCGCATCCGCTGGTCGCTGGTCTTAATCTGAAACGTGTTCTAGTGTTGAGGTGACGAATCGTTCCGCGCCGGATGACCAGAGGAGCCCACCCCGCATGCGTACCGAGATCTGCGAACGACTGGGTATCGACGTCCCGATCTTCGCCTTCACCCACTGCCGCGACGTCGCCGCCGCGGTGAGCAACGCCGGTGGGCTGGGCGTGCTGGGCGCGGTCGGCTTCACCGCCGAGGAACTCGAGGTCGAACTGGCCTGGCTCGACGAGCACGTGCACGGCGTCTACGGCGTGGACCTGGTCATCCCGTCGAAGTACGAGGGCAAGGGCATCGAGGGCCTGAGCCCGCAGCAGCTGGAAACCCGGCTGGCCGAACTGGTTCCGGCGGGGCACCGCGACTTCGCCGAGAAAATCCTTGCCGACCACGGGGTTCCGCACCTGCCCGAGGGCGAGCACCACAATCAGCTGCTCGGCTGGACCGCCACCACCGCCGCGCCGCAGGTGGAAGTCATTCTGCGGCACCCGAAGGCGAAGCTGGTCGCCAACGCCCTGGGCACCCCGCCCGACGACGTGATCGCGAAGGTGCAGGAGTCCGGGCGGCTGATCGGCGCGCTGTGCGGTTCGGTCAAGCACGCGCTCAACCACAAGCGCGCGGGCCTGGATTTCGTTGTCTGCCAGGGCACCGAGGGCGGCGGCCACTGCGGCGAGATCTCCTCGCTGGTGCTGTGGCCGCAGGTGATCGACGCCGTCGGCGATCTGCCGGTGCTGGCCGCGGGCGGCATCGGCAACGGCCGCCAGATCGCGGCCGCGCTGGCCATGGGCGCGGC
The Nocardia terpenica genome window above contains:
- a CDS encoding DUF2867 domain-containing protein, with protein sequence MTTQRARRVAVPSSAPIGDEMVDADYASAFELGTRGTRQTPERWARSVFEDAPAAMRVVLVLGWRLVLGLRMGPTATPDYVLGWHITEQGPNVVVLESNSPFLAAQNIVVTNDSTVSWSTLVRFDRWIARPIWAVVAPFHHRTIPYLLRRADREA
- a CDS encoding helix-turn-helix transcriptional regulator, translated to MPKTSARLLALLSLLQTRRDWPGQLLADRLEISPRTVRRDVDRLRELGYPIQTVKGPAGGYRLDAGSDLPPLLFDDEQAVALAVALQTVAATGAGVEEAAARALTTIRQVMPARLRHRVDALRITAVPERARPDPPVDPRVLMALSAAVHARAVLRFDYVPISRSGAADPAAPPRRVQPHHLVTWDSRWYLVAWDLDREDWRTFRADRIAPRTPTGPRFTPRELPGGDVATFITTKFQGDSARWACRGEVILDRPASVVSDYARDGLVEALGADRCRLVLGAWSWLGLAAAIGKFDADIEVVGPPELKAAFARLARRYAAAAGEPGG
- a CDS encoding DinB family protein codes for the protein MTATTTPTATLDAERTDLLAELEAARAALIRTTDGLTDEQAGTRPTVSALCLGGLIKHVASMEEGWLRFAVEGPSAMTQDLPDGVTWADLFAGTAREIPRWMTDHENEFRMLPGDTLPGILARYRQIAARTTEVVATVADLSATHPLPEAPWFEPGGVRSVRRVLIHVIAETVQHAGHADILRETLDGRTSN
- a CDS encoding MerR family transcriptional regulator produces the protein MTTGPRPPDPADIDDDLTVGRAAALVGISVRTLHHWDVIGLVRPSGRTWAGYRIYSGEDIARIHRVLVYRELGFSLSEIARLLDDPAVDAREHLRRQRSELTERISRLRDMVAAVDRMLAASATGMRLTPEQQVEIFGDDWRPDRVEEAERRWGDTPQWAQYAERAATLSPQDWKQVAADVDALHADLAAAKRTGVAPGSAAADALAERHRASIARHFDCTHAMQVCLARMFVTDPGYTAFYDGLAPGLTEWLRDIVFANAAAHGVDPETAVWE
- a CDS encoding NAD(P)H-dependent flavin oxidoreductase, with product MRTEICERLGIDVPIFAFTHCRDVAAAVSNAGGLGVLGAVGFTAEELEVELAWLDEHVHGVYGVDLVIPSKYEGKGIEGLSPQQLETRLAELVPAGHRDFAEKILADHGVPHLPEGEHHNQLLGWTATTAAPQVEVILRHPKAKLVANALGTPPDDVIAKVQESGRLIGALCGSVKHALNHKRAGLDFVVCQGTEGGGHCGEISSLVLWPQVIDAVGDLPVLAAGGIGNGRQIAAALAMGAAGAWTGSIWLTVEEANVPPAQMQTYIDATSHDTVRSRSWTGKPCRMLRNDWTDAWEQADTPDPLPMPLQMMVALDGVKRGHRYPEAARAVNFNPVGQVVGMMTKIERTGDVMRHLIEDYLEACERLNKLNNG